Proteins encoded in a region of the Panicum hallii strain FIL2 chromosome 3, PHallii_v3.1, whole genome shotgun sequence genome:
- the LOC112887524 gene encoding phosphatidylinositol transfer protein 3-like, whose protein sequence is MSYLFQTRREATQQKPESSAEQQRKIDDVRELLGDLATEMPSFLSDGTIRRFLLSRNWSTKKAAKALKEAVKWRRQFKPETICWEDLAGIENEVQRAYMADYLDKNGRTVFVIMTSIKSLTSAKEHIRQLVYNLENLAMNSEGAQEGNVVWMCNFSGWTPLSTPLWETRESLHIIQRYYPGLIGAAILSNPPKIFESFWKIVKQFLEPTLQEKIKFIYSNNAESQRIMADMFDMDKLESAFGGRNTASLDITKYAERMRRRDQLRRTCNHANRNT, encoded by the exons ATGAGCTATCTGTTCCAGACCAGGCGTGAAGCGACGCAACAAAAGCCAGAGTCTTCAGCAGAACAGCAGCGAAAG ATAGATGATGTTCGGGAGCTGCTGGGCGACCTGGCGACGGAGATGCCCAGCTTCTTGTCGGACGGCACCATCCGCCGGTTTCTCCTGTCAAGGAACTGGAGCACAAAAAAAGCCGCCAAGGCTCTGAAAGAAGCTGTCAAGTGGAGGCGTCAGTTCAAGCCTGAAACGATTTGTTGG GAAGACCTTGCTGGCATCGAGAACGAGGTTCAACGAGCGTACATGGCTGACTATCTCGACAAGAATGGCCGAACTGTGTTCGTGATTATGACGTCAATAAAG AGCTTAACTTCAGCAAAGGAACATATACGACAGCTAGTGTATAACCTGGAAAATTTGGCCATGAACTCAGAAGGCGCACAAGAAGGGAACGTTGTTTGGATGTGTAATTTCAGTGGTTGGACACCATTATCTACGCCATTATGGGAAACCCGTGAATCGCTGCACATAATTCAGAGGTATTATCCAGGGTTGATTGGAGCCGCGATTCTCAGCAACCCGCCCAAGATATTTGAATCCTTCTGGAAG ATTGTAAAGCAGTTTCTCGAACCAACATTGCaagagaaaataaaatttatttacagCAACAATGCAGAGAGCCAGAGGATAATGGCTGATATGTTTGACATGGACAAGCTGGAGTCTGCATTTGGTGGAAGAAACACAGCTAGCCTTGATATTACCAAGTATGCTGAGAGAATGAGAAGAAGAGATCAGTTAAGGCGAACTTGCAACCACGCAAATAGAAACACCTGA